In Streptomyces nojiriensis, one genomic interval encodes:
- a CDS encoding LCP family protein, which produces MTDSAGIPGGTDAAGGTGRPPRSPGRRRRLLRWIGLGAVFLVLAGTATGWWLYNKLDGNITEDTSAAAELRRYERDRPAHRSTGSQNILLIGSDSRSGRNNAGYGRDKGSERSDTTILLHLPQDRRSATAVSIPRDLMADIPSCLQVDGSRTAARFAQFNWAFQWGGAACTIRTVEKLTGIRVDHHMVIDFGGFKKMVDAIGGVEVCLKEPVNDSEAKLRLKAGRQTLRGEQALGYVRARHSLGNGSDTERMDRQQQFLGSLVKKVQSNGVLLNPARLYPLLDAATSSVTTDPGLASLRGLYELVRSMRDIPTDQVKFLTVPRRPYAPDPNRDELVEPDAARLFEQLRMDKPVTVAPPEPTPTARPTEAAGSGTEAGSDTDSSDEGTVTPQVPVPTFTGTTAGNADCR; this is translated from the coding sequence GTGACGGACAGCGCAGGCATACCGGGCGGCACCGATGCGGCCGGGGGCACGGGGCGGCCCCCGCGCAGCCCCGGGCGCCGGCGCCGGCTGCTGCGCTGGATCGGCCTCGGGGCGGTCTTCCTGGTCCTGGCGGGTACGGCCACCGGCTGGTGGCTCTACAACAAGCTCGACGGGAACATCACCGAGGACACCTCGGCCGCGGCCGAGCTGCGGCGCTACGAGCGCGACCGCCCGGCGCACCGGTCCACCGGGTCCCAGAACATCCTGCTGATCGGCTCGGACTCGCGCTCCGGCAGGAACAACGCCGGGTACGGGCGGGACAAGGGCTCCGAGCGCTCGGACACCACGATCCTGCTGCACCTGCCGCAGGACCGCAGGAGCGCGACCGCGGTGTCGATACCCCGGGACCTGATGGCGGACATCCCCTCCTGCCTGCAGGTGGACGGGAGCCGCACCGCCGCGCGGTTCGCCCAGTTCAACTGGGCGTTCCAGTGGGGCGGGGCCGCCTGCACGATCCGTACGGTGGAGAAGCTGACCGGGATCCGCGTCGACCACCACATGGTGATCGACTTCGGCGGGTTCAAGAAGATGGTCGACGCCATCGGCGGGGTGGAGGTCTGCCTCAAGGAGCCGGTGAACGACTCCGAGGCCAAGCTGCGGCTGAAGGCCGGGCGCCAGACCCTGCGGGGCGAGCAGGCGCTGGGATACGTCCGCGCCCGCCACAGCCTGGGCAACGGCAGTGACACCGAACGGATGGACCGGCAGCAGCAGTTCCTCGGTTCGCTCGTCAAGAAGGTGCAGAGCAACGGGGTGCTGCTGAATCCGGCGCGGCTGTACCCGCTGCTGGACGCGGCGACCTCCTCGGTGACCACGGACCCGGGACTGGCCTCGCTGCGCGGCCTGTACGAACTCGTGCGGAGCATGCGGGACATACCGACCGATCAGGTCAAGTTCCTGACGGTGCCGCGCAGGCCGTACGCGCCCGACCCGAACCGGGACGAGCTGGTCGAGCCCGACGCGGCGCGGCTGTTCGAGCAGCTGCGGATGGACAAGCCGGTCACGGTGGCCCCGCCGGAGCCCACCCCGACCGCGCGTCCGACCGAGGCCGCGGGGTCGGGCACGGAGGCCGGTTCGGACACGGACTCCTCCGACGAGGGAACCGTCACACCTCAGGTACCCGTCCCTACTTTTACGGGAACCACTGCAGGTAACGCCGACTGCCGGTAA